One region of Salvia miltiorrhiza cultivar Shanhuang (shh) chromosome 3, IMPLAD_Smil_shh, whole genome shotgun sequence genomic DNA includes:
- the LOC131015871 gene encoding 3-ketoacyl-CoA synthase 20-like, translating to MALKNLKILIKHCYHHLISNALFLIIPALLSTAIHHLSINPHDLYNHMSFNATAATIFTLLTARAYFLRRRKVYLVDFACYKHDRAFLTNRDAIRETMSGLLSPESLAFSSKVIERSGVGRDAFVYGHNDFPPKSSFACAREEAEIVVCGAVDELMAKTGVDASEIGVVVVNISTFNPVPSLSAMIVNRYKLREDVLSYNLGGMGCSAGLIAVDLAKNLLQVGRNTYALIMSLESPTSSYYLGNDRSKLLSNCLFRMGGAAVLLSNRPSDRHISKYELNHTHRTHRGADDRAYRCVLQEPDKEGILGMSISKDLMVVAGEALKANITTLGSLVLPISEQLLFLATLIARKYLHIKGLTPYVPDFKLAFEHFCIHAGGKAVLDEVEKSLKLTTWDMEPSRMTLYRYSNTSSSSLWYQLAYAEAKGRVQRGDRVWQIGFGSGFKCASGVWRALRTISPHQLDNPWVEVIDQFPVFLPN from the exons ATGGCACTGAAAAACCTCAAAATCTTGATAAAACACTGCTACCATCACCTCATCTCCAACGCACTATTTCTCATCATTCCAGCACTCCTCTCCACCGCAATCCACCATCTCTCCATCAATCCCCATGATCTCTACAACCACATGAGTTTCAACGCCACCGCCGCCACCATCTTCACCTTGTTGACGGCAAGGGCCTACTTCCTCCGTCGCAGAAAGGTATACTTGGTGGACTTTGCATGCTACAAACACGACCGGGCCTTCTTAACGAATAGGGATGCTATAAGGGAGACGATGTCGGGCCTGCTCAGCCCGGAAAGCCTCGCCTTCTCCAGCAAGGTCATCGAGAGGTCGGGGGTCGGCCGCGACGCCTTTGTGTACGGCCACAACGATTTCCCGCCAAAATCCTCGTTCGCGTGCGCGAGGGAGGAGGCGGAGATTGTGGTGTGCGGAGCTGTGGATGAGCTGATGGCCAAGACTGGGGTGGATGCTAGTGAGATTGGGGTGGTTGTGGTGAACATATCGACGTTCAATCCGGTGCCGTCGCTCTCCGCCATGATCGTCAATAGGTACAAGCTGAGAGAGGATGTGCTGAGCTATAACTTGGGAGGTATGGGCTGCAGCGCCGGTCTCATTGCCGTCGACCTCGCCAAAAACCTTCTCCAg GTTGGACGCAATACTTATGCCCTAATAATGAGTCTAGAAAGCCCAACCTCGAGCTACTACCTCGGCAATGATAGATCAAAGCTCCTCTCCAACTGCCTCTTCCGCATGGGCGGCGCCGCGGTCCTCTTATCCAACCGACCTTCCGACCGCCACATCTCCAAATACGAACTCAACCACACCCACCGCACCCACCGCGGTGCTGACGATCGCGCTTACAGATGCGTTCTCCAAGAGCCCGACAAAGAAGGAATATTGGGCATGTCCATATCCAAAGACCTAATGGTCGTTGCCGGCGAAGCCCTCAAGGCCAACATCACCACCTTAGGCTCACTAGTGCTCCCCATCTCCGAACAGCTCTTGTTCCTCGCAACATTAATCGCTCGAAAATATCTTCACATAAAAGGCCTAACCCCATACGTGCCAGATTTCAAGTTGGCGTTCGAACATTTCTGCATCCATGCCGGTGGGAAAGCGGTGTTGGATGAGGTGGAGAAGAGTTTGAAGCTGACGACGTGGGACATGGAGCCCTCGAGGATGACACTTTATAGGTATTCTAATACTTCGAGCAGCTCGCTCTGGTACCAACTGGCTTATGCCGAAGCCAAGGGTCGGGTTCAGAGGGGAGACCGTGTTTGGCAGATCGGGTTCGGGTCGGGTTTCAAGTGTGCCAGTGGAGTGTGGCGGGCCTTGAGGACTAtcagtcctcatcagctggATAACCCGTGGGTTGAAGTGATCGATCAGTTTCCTGTTTTTCTGCCTAACTGA